CCCCGTTGGCCCCCCGGACGTCACCCTCGCGAAATTCCTCCGCCGGCGACTCTTCCGACCCCCAGCACCCGTCCGCCTTCGCGACGCGGCGTAGCCGCCGTCGCGCGAACCCGGCACTGTCGAGTAATCTAAGAACTCGTGGCGAATGTGGTCCTCCGAGCCGCAGCGGATCCCATGCACGTCGTCTCGGTGAACGTCGGCCTGCCGCGGGAGGTGACGCACCGCGGGGAGACGGTGCAGACCGGAATCTGGAAGCATCCCGTCGCGGGCCGGGTCGCGATCGTCGGCGACAATCTGGTCGGCGATCGCCAGGCGGACCTCCGCGTCCACGGCGGCCGCGACAAAGCGGTGTACGGCTATCCGTGTGAGCACTACGCGTGGTGGCGCGAGCGACTCCCGGACGCGGACCTCGCGTGGGGCGCCTTCGGCGAGAACCTCACCGTCGCGGGGCTGCTCGAGGACCATGTGCGCGTCGGCGAGCGCTTCCGGATCGGGACGGCGGAGATCATGGTGACGCAGCCGCGGACGCCGTGCTTCAAGCTCGGCATCAAGTTCGGCCGGCCCGGGATCGTGAAGGAGTTCCTCCGCTCGGAGCGGAGCGGCTTCTACTTCGCGATCGTCCGTCCCGGCGAGATCGCCGCCGGCGACCCGATCGAGCGCGCGCACGCCGAGCCCGAGAGCATGACGATCACCGAGCTCGTGCGGCTCGGGATGGCCGACGCGATCGACGCGGCGACGCTCTGCCGCGCGATCGCACTGCCGGGCCTTGCCGCGGTGTGGCGCGAGGCGTTCGTGAAGCGCCTCGCCGACTGAGGCGCGACGGCGCGCGCGCCGCGCCGCCCGCCTCGATCCGATACCGGCTCAGGACGCCGCCGCCGGCAGCATCCCGGTCGCGCGCGCCCACTCTTCGATCCGCCGCATGCCTTCGGCGAGGTCGATCGCCGGTTGGTATCCGAGGCGCGCGCGCGCCTTCGCGATCGAGTAGCCGCCGCGCCGCGCGATGTAGCGGACGGCGGCCGGCGTGATGTCGCCGTCGCCGAGGAGCCGGCCGAGGGTCGCGGCGAGCGTCAGCACGAGCGGTGTGGGCGCCGCCGGCACGCTCGCCTTCCCGAGCATGCGCGCGTAGTGGCCGAAGAAGACGCTCGTCGTGACGGTCTCGCCGCCGGTCACCGTGAAGACCTGTCCCGCGGCCTCCGGCGCCGCGGCGGCGCGTACGATGCCGTCGACCAGGTCGTCGACGAAGACCGGCGAGACCTGGCCCTCGCCCATCGCGGGCAGGACGAAGCGTCCGGCGGCGATCGCGCGGAGCGGGCTCACCGTCCAGAAGTGCGATCCCGGGCCGTAGACGTCGCCGGGCCGCACGATCGTGCACGCGACCTCGCCGCCGGCGTGGGCCTGCAGGACCGCCTGCTCGCTCGCGACCTTCGTGTCGACGTAGGGGACGCCGTTCGGGCGCAGGGGGTAGTGCTCGTCGACACCGTCCGGATAGTCGAACCCGAAGGCGACGATCGACGAGAGGTGGACGAGGCGGCGGACGCCGGCCGCGGCGGCGGCGGCGAGCACGTGGCGGGTCGCGAGGCAATTGGCGCGCCAGAACGCGGCCTCGTCGCCGCCCATGCCGACGAGCGCCGCGGTGTGGATCACGAGATCCGCACCCTCGAGCGCGCGCCGCCACTCGCCGGGCGTCGTGAGATCGCCGCCGACGACCGCGAGCGCCGGGTCGTCGCGGAGGTCGACGCCCGTCACGCGCGCGCCCGCCGCGCGGTAGCGTTCGCCGAGGCGCCGTCCGATGAAGCCGAGGGCGCCGGTGATGCAGACGTGACGGGGAGTGCTCGGGTCGGTCATCGCATCGCCTCCATGCGGGTCGCTGGTTAGCAGAAGCGGCGTGTCCCTGTCATAGCCCTCGCGGCAGGTCCTCGAGCCGCCGGCGGGCCGAGCCGGGGCGGAGTGGCCGGCCGTCGAGCGTCCGGTTGGCAGCCCGGAGGGGGTGAGTTATGCACTCCCGTCCTTCGACGGAGGTCCGCATGACGAACCCGGGGTGGCGATCGATCGTGGTGGCGGCGGTGGCGGCGGGAAGTGCCTTCGGCTGCGCGGCGGGGATGAAGAGGATCGAATCGAGCCCGGAGGGCGTGAAGGCGAGCGGAGCGGTCGTCGCGGCGGCGGCGGCGGACGCCATCCCGCCGCACGTCGTGGTGACGCCGAGAGCGATCAAGTGGGTCCCCTTCGTTCCTGGCGGTCCGCACGCGAAGGCCGCCGTGCTCGCGGGCGATCCCGAGAAGCCGGGGCCGTTCGTGCTCCGCATCAAGAGCCCGGCGGGCGCCAAGGCGGCGCCGCACTGGCACCCGGGCGACGCGCACGTCACGGTGATCTCGGGGACGTTCGCGGTCGGGATGGGCGACGTCTTCGACGCGAGGAAGCTGACCGTGCTGCCGGCCGGCTCCTACGTGCTCCTGCCGCGCGAGATGCACCACTTCGCGCAGAGCAAGACGCCGACCATCGTGCAGGTGCACGGCATGGGACCCTTCCAGGTGAACTTCGTGAACCCGGCCGACGATCCGCGGAAGAAGACGGCGGCGCGCTGACGCGGCGGCCGGAAATCGCATGTCCATCGCCGTCGCCGTCCGCAAGGGACGCACGATCGCCGTCGCCGCCGACTCGCAGGAGAACTTCGGCGACCGCAAGGTCGTGGGGACCAACCACCGCGCCACCAAGATCATGACGCTCGGCGGCTCCGAGCTCGCCATGACGGGCTGGGGCGTCTACGACAACGTCTTCCACGACTACCTGGCGTCGCGCCGACCGCCGCGCTTCGCGAGCGAGCGGGAGATCTTCACCTTCTTCGTGCGGCTCTGGAAGGATCTCCGCCGCCGCTACTCGTTCGTCGAGGACCAGGTCGCCGAGGACGATCGCTCCCCGTTCGCCGACCTCGACTCCTCGTTCCTGATCGCCAACAAGCACGGCATCTTCCACGTCTCGGGCGACATGAGCGTGATGGCCTTCCGGGAGTACTACGCGATCGGCTCGGGCGCGTCGTACGCGCTCGGCGTGCTCCATGCGCTCTACGCGAGCGAGCGCGACGCCCGGGCACTGGCGCGTCGCGCCTGCGAGGCGGCGATTGCGTTCGACGTCTACTGCGGCGGCGAGATCGACGTGCGGAGCGTTCCCTCGGTCGGCCGCCGATGAGCATCGTGTGACGGCATGCGCTACGGCGCAGCCGCCAGGGCGACCGCGGTGTCGAGACGGCCGCGCCGTTCGTGCTAACCCCGTCGTCATGACGCGACTCGCGGGATGGGGTGGGGTGCCTGCTGTCGACGCCCGCGAACGCGTCGGCGAGTCGCTCGCCGAGGTGTGCCGTCCGGCGAGTCTGACGCGCGGGCTCGGCCGCTCGTACGGCGACGCGTCCTTGCCGCCGCACGCCGGTGCGATCGTCGCGTCGACGCGCCTCGGCGATCGCGTGCTCGCCTTCGACCGTGCGGCGGGCGTGCTGCGCGCCGAAGCGGGGTTCCGGCTGTCGCAGCTCGAGGAGCTGACGCGACCGGCCGGTTGGGTGAGTCCCGTCGTGCCCGGTACGCGTCACGTGACCCTCGGCGGAATGGTGGCGTCGGACATCCACGGCAAGAACCACCACGTCGCGGGGTGTTTCGGCGCGCACGTGCGTGGTCTTCGGCTCCAGGTCGCCGACGGTCGGGAGCTCGAGACCGGACCCGACCGCGAGCCCGAGCTGTTCGCGGCGACGCTCGGCGGGATGGGGCTCACGGGGCACATCCTCGAGGTCGAGGTCGCGCTCCTCGCGATCGCGCGTCCGTGGCTCGTGATCGAGGTGGAGCCGGCGCCGGATCTCGCGGCGCTCGTCGCGAGGTTGCGTGCCGCGAGCCGTGCGTGGCCGTACACGGTGGCGTGGGCCGACGCGCTGTCGCGGGGCGCGCGCCTCGGGCGCGGCATCGTCATCAAGGGGCGATGGGCGGAGCCCGGCGAGGCCCCCGCGACGTCGCCGATCCACTCGCGCGTCGACTCGCGGCTCGCCGTGCCCTTCAACCTGCCGAGCTGGGTGCTCGCGCCGGCGAGTGTCCGCATCTTCGACGAGCTCTTCTATCGCG
Above is a genomic segment from Deltaproteobacteria bacterium containing:
- a CDS encoding MOSC domain-containing protein; the encoded protein is MHVVSVNVGLPREVTHRGETVQTGIWKHPVAGRVAIVGDNLVGDRQADLRVHGGRDKAVYGYPCEHYAWWRERLPDADLAWGAFGENLTVAGLLEDHVRVGERFRIGTAEIMVTQPRTPCFKLGIKFGRPGIVKEFLRSERSGFYFAIVRPGEIAAGDPIERAHAEPESMTITELVRLGMADAIDAATLCRAIALPGLAAVWREAFVKRLAD
- a CDS encoding NAD(P)-dependent oxidoreductase — its product is MTDPSTPRHVCITGALGFIGRRLGERYRAAGARVTGVDLRDDPALAVVGGDLTTPGEWRRALEGADLVIHTAALVGMGGDEAAFWRANCLATRHVLAAAAAAGVRRLVHLSSIVAFGFDYPDGVDEHYPLRPNGVPYVDTKVASEQAVLQAHAGGEVACTIVRPGDVYGPGSHFWTVSPLRAIAAGRFVLPAMGEGQVSPVFVDDLVDGIVRAAAAPEAAGQVFTVTGGETVTTSVFFGHYARMLGKASVPAAPTPLVLTLAATLGRLLGDGDITPAAVRYIARRGGYSIAKARARLGYQPAIDLAEGMRRIEEWARATGMLPAAAS
- a CDS encoding cupin domain-containing protein: MKRIESSPEGVKASGAVVAAAAADAIPPHVVVTPRAIKWVPFVPGGPHAKAAVLAGDPEKPGPFVLRIKSPAGAKAAPHWHPGDAHVTVISGTFAVGMGDVFDARKLTVLPAGSYVLLPREMHHFAQSKTPTIVQVHGMGPFQVNFVNPADDPRKKTAAR
- a CDS encoding FAD-binding oxidoreductase; protein product: MTRLAGWGGVPAVDARERVGESLAEVCRPASLTRGLGRSYGDASLPPHAGAIVASTRLGDRVLAFDRAAGVLRAEAGFRLSQLEELTRPAGWVSPVVPGTRHVTLGGMVASDIHGKNHHVAGCFGAHVRGLRLQVADGRELETGPDREPELFAATLGGMGLTGHILEVEVALLAIARPWLVIEVEPAPDLAALVARLRAASRAWPYTVAWADALSRGARLGRGIVIKGRWAEPGEAPATSPIHSRVDSRLAVPFNLPSWVLAPASVRIFDELFYRAHCWSAGRRVVHPDRFFHALDSIRDWNRLYGARGFVQHQSVLPVEAGDAHIVRYFETITRHAGASFLTVVKDCGAEGRGLLSFPRPGVSVALDLPMRGAATQALVDALNRHVIETGGRIYLAKDALTRREDFVAMEPRLAAFDAVRRAWDPERRLRSALSVRLLGDPG